A window from Pseudomonas sp. MRSN 12121 encodes these proteins:
- the norR gene encoding nitric oxide reductase transcriptional regulator NorR produces the protein MLRESLAADLIVELPNALRLQRLVQTLREYFKAGAVCLLRLDGDSLRPVATVGLVHEALGRRFVIARHPRLAAIMASGEPTWFEPDSRLPDPYDGLLDDPLGAPLAVHDCMGVSLSVEGQAWGAITLDALQAGTFDDSARDELKRCTRQIEAAVRMTRLEQENRGLRLSRSDPQDARAPLEDGEILGQSEALQQLLRELEVLADAELPVLLQGETGVGKALFARRLHRQSRRADKPLVHVNCAALPESLAESELFGHVKGAFSGATCDRPGRFDAANGGTLFLDEVGELPPSVQAKLLRTLQSGEIQRLGAGKPLQVDVRIIAATNRHLPDNIREGLFRADLYHRLSVYPVPIPPLRERGPDVLVLAGHFLELNRTRLGLRGLRLSPAAERAVLEYPWPGNVRELEHVISRAALKQLGRGGNRSLILTLEPQVLDLDSPLKTAPPLEPPAAVDDEGPFQPLSEAVDDCQRQKIRLALSRCRDNWARAARLLEVDPSNLHKLARRLRLK, from the coding sequence ATGTTGCGTGAAAGTCTGGCGGCCGACCTGATTGTCGAGCTGCCCAATGCGCTGCGCTTGCAGCGCCTGGTTCAGACGTTGCGGGAATACTTCAAGGCCGGGGCGGTGTGCCTGCTGCGCCTGGACGGCGACAGCCTGCGGCCGGTGGCGACCGTGGGCCTGGTGCACGAAGCCCTGGGACGGCGTTTCGTGATCGCCCGGCATCCGCGCCTGGCGGCGATCATGGCGTCCGGCGAGCCCACTTGGTTCGAGCCCGACAGCCGCCTGCCGGACCCTTACGACGGGTTGCTCGACGACCCGCTCGGCGCACCCCTGGCGGTGCACGATTGCATGGGCGTGAGCCTGTCTGTGGAAGGGCAGGCCTGGGGCGCCATCACCCTCGACGCGTTGCAGGCCGGGACCTTCGACGACAGCGCCCGGGACGAACTCAAACGCTGCACCCGGCAGATCGAGGCCGCGGTGCGGATGACCCGTCTGGAGCAGGAGAACCGCGGCCTGCGCTTGTCCCGCAGCGACCCGCAGGATGCGCGGGCGCCGCTGGAGGACGGCGAGATCCTCGGCCAGAGCGAGGCCTTGCAGCAGTTGCTGCGCGAGCTGGAGGTGCTCGCCGATGCCGAATTGCCGGTGCTGCTGCAGGGCGAGACCGGGGTCGGCAAGGCGCTGTTCGCCCGGCGCCTGCACCGCCAGTCCCGGCGCGCCGACAAGCCGCTGGTGCACGTCAACTGCGCGGCGTTGCCGGAATCCCTGGCCGAGAGCGAATTGTTCGGCCATGTCAAAGGCGCGTTTTCCGGAGCCACCTGCGACCGGCCCGGGCGCTTCGACGCGGCCAACGGCGGCACGCTGTTTCTCGACGAGGTCGGCGAGCTGCCGCCGAGCGTGCAGGCCAAGTTGCTGCGCACCCTGCAGAGCGGCGAGATCCAGCGCCTGGGGGCGGGCAAGCCGCTGCAGGTGGATGTGCGTATCATCGCCGCGACCAACCGCCACCTGCCGGACAACATCCGTGAGGGGCTGTTTCGCGCCGACCTGTACCACCGGCTGTCGGTGTACCCGGTGCCGATTCCGCCGCTGCGCGAACGTGGCCCCGACGTGCTGGTGCTGGCCGGGCATTTCCTCGAACTCAATCGCACTCGCCTGGGCCTGCGCGGCCTGCGCTTGTCGCCGGCGGCGGAGCGGGCGGTGCTGGAATACCCCTGGCCGGGCAATGTGCGCGAGCTGGAACACGTGATCAGCCGCGCCGCGCTCAAGCAGCTCGGCCGCGGTGGCAATCGCAGCCTGATCCTGACCCTGGAGCCGCAGGTGCTCGATCTCGACAGCCCGCTCAAGACCGCGCCGCCCCTCGAACCGCCCGCCGCGGTGGACGACGAAGGACCGTTCCAACCCCTGAGCGAAGCCGTCGACGACTGCCAGCGGCAGAAGATCCGCCTGGCCCTGAGCCGCTGCCGCGACAACTGGGCCCGCGCCGCGCGACTGCTGGAAGTCGATCCCAGCAACCTGCACAAACTGGCCCGGCGCTTGCGGCTCAAATAG
- a CDS encoding membrane protein yields the protein MIYPWLQVIHLLAAIGFVGTLFFEVCIWHSARRHLATGAQVAADQAIAARSRRVLHGVVLLLYGAGLGLAWHHRGVLSQPLGSGFGLLLSLKILLALSIVGHYLLLAYWLKRLRLTARRACWIRRSVLGHMLLIVILAKAMFYWPG from the coding sequence ATGATCTATCCCTGGCTACAGGTCATCCACCTGCTGGCGGCCATCGGCTTCGTCGGCACGCTGTTCTTCGAGGTGTGCATCTGGCACTCGGCGCGCCGGCACCTGGCGACCGGCGCGCAGGTGGCGGCCGACCAGGCCATCGCCGCACGCTCGCGCAGGGTCCTGCATGGCGTGGTGCTGTTGCTGTACGGCGCGGGTCTCGGCCTGGCCTGGCATCACCGCGGGGTGTTGAGCCAGCCCCTGGGCAGCGGCTTCGGCCTGCTCCTGAGCCTGAAGATCCTGCTGGCGCTGAGCATCGTCGGCCACTACCTGCTGCTGGCGTACTGGCTCAAGCGCCTGCGGTTGACGGCGCGCCGGGCCTGCTGGATCCGCCGCAGCGTCCTCGGGCACATGCTGCTGATCGTGATCCTGGCCAAGGCGATGTTCTATTGGCCCGGCTGA
- a CDS encoding NnrS family protein: MQVVDRHAALAIVPLLRLAFRPFFLAGSVLALLVVPLWLAALHGTLGDWQPAGGWLGWHRHELLFGFGLAIIAGFLLTAVQTWTGQPGLCGKPLAALALVWLAARLAWLGNAPWPLLAVLELAFPLALAGVMGATLWKVRQRRNYPIVLVLLLLAAADGLALAGLLPGHEGWQRQGVLSGLWLVAAMMGLIGGRVIPFFTQRGLGRTAPVVPWPWLDRLVLVGSALVALAYASGLALAADGGIGALFLLLAGAHLLRLWLWHDRGLWRVPLLWSLHLAYGWLALACLGMALWHFGVPLNPSLAVHGLTIGAMAGLILAMLARVSLGHTGRPLQPPTGISLAFVLLNLACLSRVLLVLWWPVAALWLAGLCWTLAFALYAWRYAPMLLRARVDGHPG; encoded by the coding sequence ATGCAAGTAGTTGACCGTCACGCGGCGCTGGCGATCGTGCCGCTGTTACGCCTGGCCTTCCGCCCGTTCTTCCTGGCCGGTAGCGTCCTGGCCTTGCTGGTGGTGCCGCTGTGGCTGGCGGCGCTGCACGGCACCCTGGGCGACTGGCAGCCGGCGGGAGGCTGGCTGGGCTGGCACCGCCACGAACTGCTGTTCGGTTTTGGCCTGGCGATCATCGCCGGGTTCCTGCTCACCGCGGTACAGACCTGGACCGGCCAGCCGGGCCTTTGCGGCAAGCCGCTGGCGGCCCTGGCCCTGGTCTGGCTGGCCGCGCGCCTGGCCTGGCTGGGCAACGCACCCTGGCCACTGCTGGCGGTGCTGGAACTGGCTTTTCCCCTGGCGCTGGCTGGGGTGATGGGCGCCACGCTGTGGAAGGTGCGCCAGCGTCGCAACTACCCGATTGTCCTGGTGCTGCTGTTGCTGGCCGCGGCGGACGGCCTCGCGCTGGCCGGCCTGCTGCCCGGCCACGAAGGCTGGCAGCGCCAGGGCGTGCTGAGCGGCCTGTGGCTGGTGGCCGCGATGATGGGCCTGATCGGTGGCCGGGTGATCCCGTTCTTCACCCAGCGCGGCCTCGGCCGGACCGCGCCCGTGGTGCCCTGGCCGTGGCTCGATCGCCTGGTGCTGGTGGGCTCGGCGCTGGTGGCGCTGGCCTATGCCAGCGGGTTGGCGCTGGCGGCCGATGGCGGAATCGGCGCGCTGTTCCTGCTGTTGGCGGGGGCACACCTGTTGCGGTTGTGGCTCTGGCATGACCGCGGCCTGTGGCGCGTACCGCTGCTGTGGTCGCTGCACCTGGCCTACGGCTGGCTGGCGCTGGCGTGCCTGGGCATGGCGCTGTGGCATTTCGGCGTGCCGCTGAACCCCAGCCTGGCGGTGCATGGCCTGACCATCGGCGCCATGGCCGGGCTGATCCTGGCGATGCTCGCGCGGGTCAGCCTGGGCCATACCGGCCGGCCCTTGCAGCCGCCGACGGGGATCAGCCTGGCGTTCGTCCTGCTCAACCTGGCCTGCCTCAGCCGGGTGCTGCTGGTGCTCTGGTGGCCGGTGGCGGCGCTATGGCTGGCGGGGCTGTGCTGGACCCTGGCCTTCGCCCTGTACGCCTGGCGTTACGCGCCCATGCTGCTGCGGGCGCGGGTCGACGGGCATCCGGGCTGA
- a CDS encoding membrane protein has translation MLYPLLLTLHLFAALVFIGTVFFEVLFLQHIRRQLPARLRVLLEQGIARRARRLMPWVLLVLFGAGLGMLWLRYLPLLAAPLASSFGTLLLLKILLAASVLGHFLVAMLLFRSGRMNARYSHAIHASLFGHMVLIVLLAKGMFYLSW, from the coding sequence ATGCTCTACCCACTGTTGCTCACGCTGCATCTGTTCGCCGCGCTGGTGTTCATCGGCACGGTGTTCTTCGAAGTGCTGTTCCTGCAACACATCCGCCGGCAACTGCCGGCCAGATTGCGGGTGCTGCTCGAACAGGGCATCGCCCGGCGGGCCCGGCGGCTGATGCCCTGGGTGCTGCTGGTGCTGTTCGGCGCCGGGCTGGGCATGCTCTGGCTGCGTTACCTGCCGTTGCTGGCGGCGCCTCTGGCGTCGTCCTTCGGCACCTTGCTGCTGCTGAAAATCCTCCTGGCCGCCAGTGTGCTCGGGCATTTCCTGGTGGCCATGCTGCTGTTCAGGAGCGGGCGGATGAATGCCCGCTATTCGCACGCCATTCACGCCAGCCTGTTCGGCCACATGGTGCTGATCGTGTTGCTGGCCAAGGGCATGTTCTACCTGAGTTGGTGA
- a CDS encoding cytochrome b, which produces MNYTATAKWFHWSMALIWLGAFALGMVAVYARELFNSEHQLTYLHKALASSLLFLLPLRIYWRLTHPTPRLPQSMSPLAQNLARYAHWALYAAALVALPVSGWFWSSVAGKPIMVLGLFQLPPLRAPDQGLYDTAKAIHVYTSWFCGALVGAHLLAALKHHFVDKDAVLRQMLPQKDSRA; this is translated from the coding sequence ATGAACTACACAGCAACGGCAAAATGGTTTCACTGGTCGATGGCGCTGATCTGGCTGGGCGCCTTCGCCCTGGGCATGGTCGCGGTGTACGCCCGCGAGTTGTTCAACAGCGAGCATCAGTTGACCTACCTGCACAAGGCCCTGGCCAGTTCCCTGTTGTTTCTGCTTCCGCTGCGGATCTATTGGCGCCTGACCCACCCCACGCCACGGCTGCCGCAGAGCATGTCGCCCCTCGCCCAAAACCTTGCCCGGTACGCCCACTGGGCCCTGTACGCCGCGGCCCTGGTGGCCCTGCCCGTTTCCGGCTGGTTCTGGAGCTCGGTGGCCGGCAAGCCGATCATGGTCCTCGGGCTGTTCCAGTTGCCGCCGCTCAGGGCCCCGGACCAGGGCCTGTACGACACCGCCAAGGCGATACACGTCTACACCTCGTGGTTCTGCGGCGCGCTGGTCGGCGCGCACCTGCTGGCGGCGCTGAAACATCACTTCGTCGACAAGGACGCCGTGCTGCGCCAGATGCTGCCGCAGAAGGATTCGCGCGCTTAA
- a CDS encoding DUF3422 domain-containing protein yields the protein MHPQRQSLHNELHARPSLYFDEPAQVFHLAFLGAGPACHALLQRCCPGPFDPHAAQGITQLDGHPLKWERHAEFFTLTLVVAAPDAEPSWTALPAILEDRIEALRPQLINSVQILVRGEAGLDLARYGFKDPCGSAVGGGDAAVWSDFRLDEDGSNRLLFINRRLNAYRQGRMIRRLLEIETYRMMASLSLTTAKELSVQLDAFDKTLVGLSERNAEAGSGDARALLADISSLSAQVVSCTAKSRHRFSAIQAYAQLVFERLGELRENHLGDCQRLGVFIERRFKPTVRYCAATEQRLEHLAKSVANLGDLLQARVQVEMEEQNAEILNSLNARADAQIKIQRAVEGLSIIAITYYLLNLLKLVYSGVHLLGVDIDPRQAMLGMAPLALAILALILLRIRQAKAH from the coding sequence ATGCATCCGCAACGACAAAGCTTGCACAACGAGCTTCACGCACGCCCCTCCCTGTATTTCGACGAACCGGCCCAGGTGTTCCACCTGGCTTTCCTCGGCGCCGGCCCGGCGTGCCACGCGCTGTTGCAGCGCTGCTGCCCCGGACCGTTCGACCCGCATGCCGCCCAGGGCATTACCCAGCTGGACGGCCACCCGCTGAAATGGGAACGTCACGCCGAGTTCTTCACCCTGACCCTGGTGGTCGCCGCGCCCGACGCCGAACCGTCCTGGACCGCGCTGCCGGCGATCCTGGAAGACCGGATCGAGGCGCTACGCCCACAGTTGATCAACTCGGTGCAGATCCTGGTCCGTGGCGAAGCCGGCCTGGATCTCGCCCGCTATGGTTTCAAGGACCCCTGCGGCTCTGCCGTGGGCGGTGGCGACGCGGCGGTCTGGAGCGACTTTCGGCTCGACGAGGACGGCAGCAATCGCCTGCTGTTCATCAACCGGCGCCTCAACGCCTACCGCCAGGGACGGATGATCCGCCGCCTGCTGGAGATCGAGACCTACCGGATGATGGCCTCGCTGTCCTTGACCACCGCCAAGGAGCTGAGCGTGCAGCTGGATGCCTTCGACAAGACCCTGGTCGGCCTCTCCGAGCGTAACGCCGAGGCCGGCAGCGGCGATGCCAGGGCCCTGCTGGCGGACATCTCCAGCCTCTCGGCGCAGGTCGTCAGTTGCACCGCGAAGAGCCGCCATCGCTTCAGCGCCATCCAGGCCTACGCGCAACTGGTGTTCGAGCGCCTGGGCGAACTGCGCGAAAACCACCTCGGCGACTGCCAGCGCCTGGGGGTATTCATCGAACGGCGCTTCAAGCCGACGGTGCGCTACTGCGCCGCCACCGAACAGCGCCTGGAGCACCTGGCCAAAAGCGTGGCCAACCTGGGCGACCTGCTGCAGGCCCGGGTGCAGGTGGAAATGGAAGAGCAGAACGCGGAAATTCTCAACAGCCTGAACGCCCGCGCCGATGCCCAGATCAAGATCCAGCGGGCGGTGGAAGGCCTGTCGATCATTGCCATCACCTACTACCTGCTGAACCTGCTGAAGCTGGTTTATTCCGGCGTCCACCTGCTCGGCGTCGACATCGACCCGCGGCAGGCAATGCTGGGCATGGCGCCCCTGGCTCTGGCGATCCTGGCGCTGATCCTGCTCAGGATCAGGCAGGCCAAGGCGCACTGA
- a CDS encoding fimbrial protein: MLFLSAGSVYSQPSMAGLFDVCRPVGPSVVSVPLPASITAQRDLPVGGVLASVEVKTGMSCNNLFFPTGGMAQYFKSPSNQMVATSSGAFLTAVNGVGLRWNVGGPNGQYLFSSTSLNSASPEYGVGFPYLGGEKYYMFQHTFDLIKLGTITGASFRFPEFSVMTRPNSALGGMYEQKLNSFAFPLVNVAVASCSLVNNTIAVKMGRVDIGAFHGPGSGTPQKNFSIDLRCDAGTRVNLTFDDSSQVNGYPGTFRLSPSPQAAKGVGIQVLDASTATPQPIPLGQRQALGTAQGGAKSIPLAARYIQVEGNVTGGKADGALTFILSYL; the protein is encoded by the coding sequence GTGCTGTTCCTGAGCGCGGGCAGTGTGTATTCCCAACCCTCGATGGCGGGCCTTTTTGATGTCTGTCGGCCTGTCGGCCCCTCTGTCGTCAGCGTGCCGCTGCCGGCTTCGATAACCGCGCAACGGGACCTTCCCGTCGGTGGCGTGCTCGCCTCGGTGGAAGTCAAAACCGGCATGAGCTGCAACAACCTGTTCTTTCCCACCGGGGGCATGGCGCAGTACTTCAAGTCGCCTTCCAACCAGATGGTCGCCACCAGCAGCGGGGCATTCCTGACGGCGGTCAACGGCGTGGGCCTGCGCTGGAACGTGGGCGGCCCCAACGGCCAGTACCTGTTCAGCAGCACCAGCCTCAACAGCGCTTCGCCAGAGTACGGGGTGGGTTTTCCCTACCTGGGCGGGGAGAAGTACTACATGTTTCAGCACACCTTCGACCTGATCAAGCTAGGCACCATAACGGGCGCCAGCTTCCGCTTTCCGGAGTTCTCGGTCATGACCCGGCCCAACTCCGCTTTGGGCGGTATGTATGAGCAGAAGCTGAACAGCTTCGCGTTCCCGCTGGTGAATGTCGCGGTCGCTTCCTGTTCCCTGGTCAACAACACGATCGCGGTCAAGATGGGGCGGGTCGACATCGGCGCTTTCCATGGTCCGGGCAGCGGCACGCCGCAGAAGAACTTTTCGATCGATTTGCGGTGCGATGCGGGCACCCGGGTCAACCTGACGTTCGACGACTCCTCGCAGGTCAACGGCTACCCGGGCACCTTCCGCCTGTCGCCCTCGCCGCAGGCGGCGAAGGGCGTGGGCATCCAGGTCCTCGATGCCTCCACGGCAACCCCCCAGCCCATCCCGCTGGGCCAGCGCCAGGCCCTGGGGACGGCGCAAGGCGGAGCCAAATCGATCCCGCTGGCCGCCCGCTACATCCAGGTCGAAGGCAACGTCACGGGCGGCAAGGCCGATGGCGCGCTGACCTTCATCCTCTCTTACCTTTGA